From the Brevibacillus choshinensis genome, one window contains:
- a CDS encoding DMT family transporter: MKGFYALAGAIVAEILGTSMLKMSEGFSLMYPSVGVILGFGISFYCLSVSLRTIPLSLAYAIWSGVGTALTALIGILIWGDSLTAMAVVGIAIIIGGVVLLNTSSHPEKVMKSE; the protein is encoded by the coding sequence GTGAAAGGCTTTTATGCACTAGCAGGAGCTATCGTAGCTGAGATACTTGGTACATCCATGCTGAAAATGTCAGAAGGATTTTCCCTTATGTATCCTTCCGTTGGAGTGATACTGGGGTTCGGAATATCATTTTATTGTTTATCAGTAAGTCTTCGAACCATACCGTTAAGTTTAGCTTATGCCATATGGTCAGGGGTAGGAACTGCTCTGACAGCTCTTATTGGTATCCTCATATGGGGAGACTCATTAACTGCCATGGCTGTTGTTGGTATCGCCATCATAATTGGAGGAGTCGTTTTATTAAATACGTCTAGTCATCCAGAAAAAGTAATGAAATCAGAATGA
- the coaA gene encoding type I pantothenate kinase — MASPYVTFNREQWRALRASTPLTISDEELACLQGVNENVSMTEVADIYLPLSRLLNLHVGATQELYQATHTFLGNQDGKVPFIIGIAGSVAVGKSTTARILQTLLSRWPNHPKVDLVTTDGFLYPNRVLEERGIMKRKGFPESYDLRKFIRFLSDVKSGLPEVKAPVYSHLVYDIVSDEWQTVRQPDILIVEGLNVLQPPRDTENEQRISEVIVSDFFDFTIYVHADEKDILQWYVERFKLLRQTAFSNPSSYFRRYASLSDAEATEVATGIWHEINGANLRHNILPTRVRAQLILDKGQDHMVQSVKLRKL, encoded by the coding sequence ATGGCATCACCATACGTGACGTTTAACCGCGAGCAGTGGAGAGCTCTGCGGGCTTCCACGCCGCTGACCATATCTGATGAGGAACTGGCCTGTTTGCAAGGCGTGAACGAAAATGTTTCCATGACCGAGGTAGCGGATATTTACCTTCCACTTTCACGCCTGCTAAATTTACATGTAGGCGCCACACAGGAGCTGTATCAGGCTACCCATACATTTCTCGGCAATCAGGACGGAAAAGTGCCGTTTATTATCGGAATCGCCGGTAGTGTTGCCGTGGGCAAGAGCACGACCGCGCGCATTTTGCAGACGCTCTTGTCCCGCTGGCCGAATCATCCCAAGGTAGATCTCGTGACGACAGACGGGTTCCTCTATCCGAACCGAGTGCTGGAAGAACGTGGAATTATGAAGCGCAAAGGATTTCCGGAGAGTTACGACTTGCGCAAATTTATCCGCTTCCTATCCGATGTGAAGTCAGGTCTCCCGGAAGTAAAAGCCCCTGTCTACTCTCACCTGGTCTATGACATCGTATCGGATGAATGGCAGACAGTGCGCCAGCCGGATATTTTAATCGTAGAAGGGCTGAACGTATTGCAGCCACCGAGAGACACGGAAAACGAGCAACGCATTTCCGAAGTAATCGTTTCTGATTTCTTTGATTTCACGATTTACGTCCATGCGGATGAAAAAGATATTCTGCAATGGTATGTAGAGCGTTTCAAGCTGCTGCGGCAAACGGCCTTTTCCAATCCCTCTTCTTATTTCCGCCGCTACGCAAGCTTGTCTGACGCGGAAGCAACGGAAGTCGCTACTGGCATCTGGCATGAAATCAACGGAGCCAACCTTCGACACAATATTTTGCCTACCCGAGTACGTGCCCAGTTGATCCTCGATAAAGGGCAGGATCATATGGTGCAGAGCGTGAAGCTGCGCAAGCTGTAG
- a CDS encoding YkgJ family cysteine cluster protein encodes MNDAQFPCTSCGLCCQHISHIEPLAKFDRGDGVCIHLRDNLCSIYHDRPEICRIDVMYRKEYQFYFTKEQFYHENLKVCQDLQIRHGVIKGE; translated from the coding sequence ATGAATGATGCACAGTTTCCTTGTACGAGTTGCGGCTTATGCTGTCAGCACATCTCTCATATTGAGCCATTAGCAAAGTTTGATCGGGGAGACGGTGTTTGCATTCATTTGCGTGACAATCTTTGTTCGATTTATCATGATCGCCCAGAGATATGCCGCATCGATGTGATGTACCGCAAAGAATACCAATTCTATTTTACCAAGGAACAGTTTTACCACGAGAATTTGAAAGTGTGTCAAGACCTACAAATCAGACATGGAGTCATCAAGGGGGAGTAG
- a CDS encoding Dps family protein, with the protein MSITMSRPVTDVLNKQVANWSVMYIKLHHFHWYVQGPNFFTLHVKFEELYNEAAKYVDELAERLLAVGGKPVSTMKACIEQASIKEAAGGESADQMVQAIVSDFTTLVSELKEGITAAEAADDEATGDMFLGMTESLQKHVWMLKAFMGK; encoded by the coding sequence ATGAGCATAACGATGAGCCGTCCCGTTACTGACGTATTAAACAAGCAGGTTGCCAACTGGTCTGTGATGTATATAAAGCTCCATCACTTTCACTGGTACGTGCAAGGTCCTAATTTCTTCACCTTGCATGTCAAGTTCGAGGAGCTGTATAACGAAGCAGCCAAGTACGTGGATGAATTGGCAGAGCGTCTGCTGGCTGTAGGCGGTAAGCCCGTTTCTACCATGAAGGCCTGTATCGAGCAAGCATCCATCAAGGAAGCGGCAGGCGGAGAGTCTGCCGATCAGATGGTGCAAGCGATCGTGAGTGATTTTACGACACTCGTCAGTGAGCTGAAAGAAGGCATCACAGCAGCAGAAGCGGCAGACGACGAGGCGACAGGCGACATGTTTTTGGGCATGACGGAGAGTCTGCAAAAGCATGTGTGGATGCTGAAAGCCTTTATGGGGAAATAA
- a CDS encoding DUF523 domain-containing protein — translation MKMISACLIGCECRYDQKSCLDQELEQLLREGKVIPVCPEQLGGLPTPRPPAEIVGGDGFDVLDGNARIVDQKGNDVTEEFLMGAQQALKLAQTIGATSAILKENSPSCGSTFVYDGTFSGKKVTGTGLTAALFRRNGIDVESEQNRG, via the coding sequence ATGAAAATGATTAGCGCTTGTCTGATCGGCTGTGAGTGCCGTTATGATCAAAAGTCTTGCCTAGATCAGGAGCTGGAGCAACTATTGAGGGAAGGCAAGGTGATCCCTGTCTGTCCAGAGCAGCTGGGCGGTCTGCCTACGCCGCGCCCGCCAGCGGAGATCGTCGGGGGAGACGGCTTTGATGTATTGGACGGGAATGCACGCATCGTCGATCAAAAAGGAAATGACGTGACGGAAGAATTCCTCATGGGTGCCCAGCAAGCATTAAAGCTGGCACAAACTATCGGAGCAACGTCCGCCATTTTGAAAGAAAACAGCCCCTCGTGTGGCAGCACGTTTGTCTATGACGGCACGTTTTCCGGAAAAAAGGTGACAGGCACGGGGTTGACTGCAGCGTTGTTTCGGAGAAATGGGATTGACGTCGAATCCGAACAAAATCGAGGATAA